ATGACGATATGGCCCTCGGCGCCATCGAAGCTTTGAAAGCCAATGGCTATTTTAAAGACGGCAAATTCCTGCCGGTAGTCGGAGTTGATGCTACGGCTCCTGCCCTTAAGGCATTGGAAGAAGGGACCATGCTGGGCACTGTTTTGAACGACGCCAAAAATCAGGGCAAGGCTACCTTTAACCTGACTTACGTACTGGCTCAGGGACAAACCCCCAACAAAGAGAACAGCGGTTATGAGATTGTGGATGGGAAGTATATCTGGATCCCTTATAAAAAGATTACTAAGGCAAACATGAACGACGCGAAATAAACTTCTCACGGGAGGCAGGAGGGCAGGGCTTCCTTGCCCTCTTGATCTCTTATCGCACGATATAAAAAAGTGCTCTCACAGGAAAGAGGGGCGTTAGCGTGGCAGAAACCGGATTTTTATTGGAAATGAACCATATCTCTAAAGAATTTCCCGGCGTAAAGGCCCTTGACAATGTGACTCTCAAGGTGCGTGCGGGCACAGTGCATGCTCTGATGGGGGAAAACGGCGCAGGAAAGTCGACGCTGATGAAATGCCTCTTTGGAATCTATCGGCAGGATGCCGGGGAAATCGTGTTGAACGGTCAAAAAATGGACATACGTGACTCCAAAGTGGCGCTTGACAACGGCATATCAATGATCCATCAGGAACTGCACCCGGTTCCCCACCGCAATATCATGGAAAATATCTGGCTTGGGCGCTTTCCGGTGAAAGGCTTCGGACCTTTTCAGCTCATTGATGAGAAAAAGATGTATCAGGATACGACGGAGCTGCTGAAAGAACTGGAAATCGATATCGATCCCTATGCATTGGTCAGGAACCTGTCCGTATCAAAGATACAATCTCTTGAAATCGCAAAAGCCGTTTCATATAACGCCAAAGTGATCATCATGGATGAACCGACCTCATCCCTGACGGGAAACGAAGTGGAACAGCTGTTTAAAATCATCGGAGATTTAAAACGGCGGGGCGTCGCGATTATCTATATCTCCCACAAAATTGAAGAAATCCTGCAAATATCGGATGAAGTCAGTGTCATGCGGGATGGTAAATATATCGGCACCTGGCCGGCCGCCGAATTGTCCACCGATATGATCATAACCAAAATGGTGGGCCGCGATCTGAGTCAGAGGTTTCCCGAACGCAGCAACGCGCCGGGTAACGTAATCCTGAAAGTGGAGGGTCTTACCTCCCCCGATGCCAAATCCTTTCAGAATATCCACTTTGAATTGCGCCGGGGCGAAGTCCTGGGCATTGGCGGACTGGTAGGAGCCCAGCGCACCGAACTGATGGAAGCGCTGTTCGGCATGCGGACGATAGGGGCAGGCAAGATTTATCTCAATGGCGTCGAGACCCAAATTAAGTCGCCGCTGGATGCTAAGAAACGGAAAATTGCCCTCTTAACTGAGGAACGGCGGGTAACCGGGATATTCCCCGTACTGTCGGTACTGGAAAACACGGCGGTGGCCAGGCTTTCGTCCTACGAAACATCTTATTTTCTCCTGGATGAGAAAAAAAGAAAGGCCGAGGCAATCGCCGGGATCGAAAAACTGCGGGTGAAAACACCCTCCATCGCCACTCTCATTAAAAATCTGTCCGGCGGCAACCAGCAGAAAGTGCTGTTCGCCCGCTGGTTACTGACTGAACCGGACATATTGCTCCTTGATGAACCGACCCGCGGTATTGATGTTGGCGCTAAATTTGAAATCTACAGCATCATCGCCGCTCTGGCCAAACAGGGAAAGAGTATCATCATGATTTCCTCGGAGATGCCGGAACTCTTGGGTATGTCGGACCGGATCATGGTTATGTGTGAAGGCCGGATTACCGGCATCATTGACGGAAAGACCGCTACGGAAGAAGAAATTATGCGCCTTGCAACCCGGCGTCTAGCGTGAACAGGAGGTTTCGTGAATGCAGGAAGAAACAAAGAAAACAGTACTATCCCCGTTCTTTGCCCCTCGACGCATCAGGGAATTTGTTTTGCAAAATGCTATTTATATTGTTCTGGTAGCTCTGATTGCGATTATCGCTGTCTACGACCCTCGCTTTTTATCCATAACCACTCTGCGGGATATTACGCTGCAATCGGCCACCCGGGTGATTATCGCCCTGGGAGCGGCATTTGTCCTCATCACGGGCGGCGTTGATCTTTCTATCGGGCGGGTGGTGGGCTTATCGGCGGTTTTGTCCGGTTCCATGCTGCAAGTGGCTGACTATTCCCGGCGGTTTTATCCGAACTTGCCGGATCTGCCTATATGGCTGCCGATTTTGCTGGCGGTGCTGGCAGGACTGGCTGTAGGGCTGATCAACGGCTTTATCGTCTCGCGACTGAGTGTCCCGCCGTTTATCGCCACTTTGGGAACCATGGTCATTGTATACGGGGTCAATTCCATTTATTTTGATATGAAGCCCAATGAGTCTCAACCCATTGGCGGCCTTCGGGCTGATTTCACCAATATCGGCTCCGGCACCTTCAGTGGTGAGTCTTTTTCCTTTCCTTACATTGTGCTGATTGCCATCGTAATTGCGGCCATCGTCTGGGTGATCTTCAATAAGACCCGGTTGGGGAAAAATATGTATGCCATTGGCGGTAATGTGAATGCAGCCGTCGTCTCCGGTATTAATGTCCGGCTGAATCTGCTGGTATTATACGCCATAGCCGGCAGCCTCTATGGCATGGCCGGAGTGCTGGAAGCAGCCAGGACCGGCGGCGCTACCAATAACTACGGCAACATGTATGAATTGGACGCCATTGCTGCCTGCGTGGTGGGCGGGGTATCTACTTCCGGCGGTATTGGC
The sequence above is a segment of the Acetonema longum DSM 6540 genome. Coding sequences within it:
- the mglC gene encoding galactose/methyl galactoside ABC transporter permease MglC translates to MQEETKKTVLSPFFAPRRIREFVLQNAIYIVLVALIAIIAVYDPRFLSITTLRDITLQSATRVIIALGAAFVLITGGVDLSIGRVVGLSAVLSGSMLQVADYSRRFYPNLPDLPIWLPILLAVLAGLAVGLINGFIVSRLSVPPFIATLGTMVIVYGVNSIYFDMKPNESQPIGGLRADFTNIGSGTFSGESFSFPYIVLIAIVIAAIVWVIFNKTRLGKNMYAIGGNVNAAVVSGINVRLNLLVLYAIAGSLYGMAGVLEAARTGGATNNYGNMYELDAIAACVVGGVSTSGGIGTVPGILAGVLIFGVINYGLTFIGVNPYWQLIIKGLIIVSAVAFDIRKYLTRK
- a CDS encoding sugar ABC transporter ATP-binding protein, which translates into the protein MAETGFLLEMNHISKEFPGVKALDNVTLKVRAGTVHALMGENGAGKSTLMKCLFGIYRQDAGEIVLNGQKMDIRDSKVALDNGISMIHQELHPVPHRNIMENIWLGRFPVKGFGPFQLIDEKKMYQDTTELLKELEIDIDPYALVRNLSVSKIQSLEIAKAVSYNAKVIIMDEPTSSLTGNEVEQLFKIIGDLKRRGVAIIYISHKIEEILQISDEVSVMRDGKYIGTWPAAELSTDMIITKMVGRDLSQRFPERSNAPGNVILKVEGLTSPDAKSFQNIHFELRRGEVLGIGGLVGAQRTELMEALFGMRTIGAGKIYLNGVETQIKSPLDAKKRKIALLTEERRVTGIFPVLSVLENTAVARLSSYETSYFLLDEKKRKAEAIAGIEKLRVKTPSIATLIKNLSGGNQQKVLFARWLLTEPDILLLDEPTRGIDVGAKFEIYSIIAALAKQGKSIIMISSEMPELLGMSDRIMVMCEGRITGIIDGKTATEEEIMRLATRRLA